From the genome of Halostella limicola, one region includes:
- a CDS encoding sodium:solute symporter family transporter — protein MTGALLAPAQTWGGEIGVEYYSQTAVVFLVLFALLMIGIGVLASRYQTDQEEYFAAGRRGGLVVIALSMFAAIQSGWGMVGVTGTGSVIGLEYLIVIAVGTPFGFVLSYWLLGRKMRMLGELRDAMTAPDAMYYRFKDERVRLLGIVAVILGCMGYLAAQYAALGIIGALILPVNFFEALIIGLAIVGFYTVIGGMLAAIWSDAIQGAMMVLGAALTAYYTVTRYPGGVDGMVSTISAEQPAFFDFTLLGMDGIAGLGLMLSVVVIQLTVAGQPHATTKFYMIRDVSLLKWGALVTAVSYMLTALYWVTAPFVRAGILAGHVPDPGNPDAALPLALVAFAPDVVVAFVLTSVIAAIMSTSNSFLNMASAAVVHDYFIEHLSRDLSNDQEVLYGRATTVAVLIAAGVLAATFPGLIFVLGAAGWAIFAAVIFPCVAIAYNWKGATAEGALWGGGTGLGLTLVLAYGVEYFGISLPMGVLGGQLAMVIGYVVFVGVSAVTSTSTYEDLDPDIQEIVDLGRTRGGTVSSPGVAGERASDDD, from the coding sequence ATGACCGGGGCGCTGCTCGCACCCGCTCAGACATGGGGCGGCGAGATCGGCGTCGAGTACTACTCGCAGACAGCAGTCGTCTTCCTCGTCCTCTTCGCGCTCCTGATGATCGGCATCGGCGTCCTGGCCAGTCGGTACCAGACCGACCAGGAAGAGTACTTCGCGGCCGGCAGGCGGGGCGGCCTCGTCGTCATCGCGCTCTCGATGTTCGCCGCCATCCAGAGCGGGTGGGGGATGGTCGGCGTCACGGGGACCGGCTCGGTCATCGGTCTGGAGTACCTGATCGTCATCGCCGTCGGAACGCCGTTCGGGTTCGTTCTCTCGTACTGGCTGTTGGGCCGGAAGATGCGGATGCTCGGCGAACTGCGCGACGCCATGACGGCACCCGACGCGATGTACTACCGGTTCAAAGACGAGCGGGTTCGCCTGCTGGGAATCGTCGCGGTGATCCTCGGCTGCATGGGCTATCTCGCGGCGCAGTACGCCGCGCTCGGCATCATCGGCGCGCTCATCCTCCCGGTGAACTTCTTCGAGGCCCTGATCATCGGCCTCGCCATCGTCGGTTTCTACACCGTCATCGGCGGCATGCTCGCGGCGATCTGGTCCGACGCCATCCAGGGCGCGATGATGGTGCTCGGCGCGGCGCTGACCGCGTACTACACCGTCACGCGGTACCCGGGCGGCGTCGACGGCATGGTGTCGACCATCTCCGCGGAACAGCCGGCGTTCTTCGACTTCACGCTGCTGGGCATGGACGGCATCGCCGGGCTCGGGCTGATGCTCTCCGTGGTCGTCATCCAGCTGACCGTCGCCGGCCAGCCCCACGCAACGACGAAGTTCTACATGATCCGGGACGTCTCCCTGCTGAAGTGGGGCGCGCTCGTCACGGCGGTCAGCTACATGCTCACCGCGCTCTACTGGGTCACCGCGCCGTTCGTCCGCGCGGGGATCCTCGCGGGGCACGTCCCCGATCCCGGGAACCCCGACGCGGCGCTGCCGCTGGCGCTGGTGGCGTTCGCGCCCGACGTCGTCGTCGCGTTCGTCCTCACGTCGGTCATCGCGGCGATCATGTCGACGAGCAATTCTTTCCTCAACATGGCGTCGGCCGCCGTGGTCCACGACTACTTCATCGAACACCTCAGTCGGGACCTCTCTAACGACCAGGAGGTGCTGTACGGACGCGCAACGACGGTGGCCGTCCTGATCGCCGCCGGCGTCCTCGCCGCCACGTTCCCCGGCCTCATCTTCGTGCTGGGCGCCGCCGGGTGGGCCATCTTCGCGGCCGTCATCTTCCCCTGCGTCGCCATCGCCTACAACTGGAAGGGCGCGACCGCCGAGGGCGCGCTCTGGGGCGGCGGCACCGGCCTCGGACTCACGCTCGTCCTGGCGTACGGGGTGGAGTACTTCGGCATCAGCCTGCCGATGGGCGTCCTCGGCGGCCAGCTCGCCATGGTGATCGGGTACGTCGTGTTCGTCGGCGTCTCCGCCGTCACGTCGACGAGCACCTACGAGGACCTCGACCCCGACATTCAGGAGATCGTGGACCTCGGCCGAACCCGCGGCGGCACCGTCTCTTCGCCCGGCGTCGCCGGCGAGCGCGCGAGCGACGACGACTGA
- a CDS encoding M24 family metallopeptidase — protein sequence MYQRDFMEGTRGTQAVDWEERIDVKRLRRERYERALERLRDSELGSVLLVSDPNIRYVTGLAMTGGSGADHYTLLTEDGDVVHWDTADHASNQRYNCPWLNDIRYACPGLGNVPRASGRDSARDWLKQKMADIVTEAMAEYGVDKEPMGIDVGNRGLISAFENNDVEVRTKECVDLMHDARKVKTRDEIECLRMVAAICEAGFQAIKESARPGVRESEVWGDAVRELWRHGAMVQGGYVTSGPNTWPKHQANTTDRAIRPGDIVYADFYNVGYLGYRSCYYRTFSMGEPTQAQQDAYEKARDDLYDVLERIEPGATTDEICQGFPDEEGEHMDWYDADEFWQMTTNHWAHGLGLQLYEVPLIWRGLSPDHPIEIEEGMTMAVETMQPAENQGVRVEEMVVVRENGVEILSQWPVEEITRIDY from the coding sequence CTGTACCAGCGGGACTTCATGGAGGGGACTCGCGGCACCCAGGCCGTCGACTGGGAGGAGCGTATCGACGTCAAGCGCCTCCGGCGAGAGCGGTACGAGCGGGCGCTCGAACGACTGCGGGACAGCGAACTGGGGAGCGTGCTCCTCGTCTCCGACCCCAACATCCGCTACGTCACCGGCCTCGCCATGACGGGCGGGTCCGGCGCGGACCACTACACCCTGCTGACGGAGGACGGCGACGTGGTCCACTGGGACACGGCCGACCACGCGAGCAACCAGCGGTACAACTGCCCGTGGCTGAACGATATCCGGTACGCCTGCCCCGGCCTCGGCAACGTCCCGCGGGCGTCCGGCCGCGACTCCGCGCGGGACTGGCTCAAACAGAAGATGGCGGACATCGTCACCGAGGCGATGGCCGAGTACGGCGTCGACAAGGAGCCGATGGGCATCGACGTGGGCAATCGGGGCCTCATCTCCGCGTTCGAGAACAACGACGTGGAGGTCCGCACGAAGGAGTGCGTCGACCTGATGCACGACGCGCGCAAGGTGAAGACACGCGACGAGATCGAGTGCCTGCGGATGGTCGCGGCCATCTGCGAGGCGGGGTTCCAGGCGATCAAGGAGAGCGCCCGCCCGGGCGTCCGGGAGTCGGAGGTGTGGGGCGACGCCGTCCGCGAACTGTGGCGTCACGGCGCGATGGTCCAGGGCGGCTACGTCACGTCCGGGCCGAACACGTGGCCGAAGCATCAGGCGAACACGACCGACCGCGCGATCCGGCCCGGAGATATCGTCTACGCGGACTTCTACAACGTCGGCTACCTCGGCTACCGCTCCTGCTACTACCGGACGTTCTCGATGGGCGAACCGACGCAGGCCCAGCAGGACGCCTACGAGAAGGCCCGAGACGATCTCTACGACGTGCTCGAACGCATCGAACCCGGAGCGACGACCGACGAGATCTGTCAGGGGTTCCCCGACGAGGAGGGCGAGCACATGGACTGGTACGACGCCGACGAGTTCTGGCAGATGACGACCAACCACTGGGCGCACGGCCTCGGCCTCCAGTTGTACGAGGTGCCGCTCATCTGGCGGGGGCTCTCCCCCGACCACCCAATCGAGATCGAGGAGGGGATGACGATGGCCGTCGAGACGATGCAGCCCGCCGAGAATCAGGGCGTGCGCGTCGAGGAGATGGTCGTCGTCCGCGAGAACGGCGTCGAGATCCTCAGCCAGTGGCCCGTCGAGGAGATAACGCGGATCGACTACTGA
- a CDS encoding oxidoreductase codes for MDPDQAVLADGIPDEYEFDNLFEPTAVGDVDLRNRLMMTGHTTNYASGDEITQKLIDYYVERAEGGIGLIVMAYLANHPSSVSGSAIRGWDAETMVPQLRELTDAVHDAGAKIFCQNLHYGRQITSLQSERPVVSASDIPGPVNGEMPHELTTDEIAEIVEAYAHTSEIIQRGGFDGVEIHSGYGGYFLSQFISPYSNDRDDEYGGSLENRLRVVRETLDATRDRVGDDFVVGLQVNAKDFAPGGMDVDEYAEVARRLAATGQVDYLVVKAGTYLRQDYIVPDMQHEQELYAPLANRIAETVVSEDPEVSVATVGRVTDPRDADRILGEGGVDLVAMTRGHIADPAIAKKAKEGRLDELIECMGCNQGCIERIYDGAECRCVLNPATGFEADLGMGTLPEADEPRSLLVVGGGPGGMKAAEVAARMGHDVTLCERDETLGGQVRAAKEISGRDEFEKPILWLRAALDREGVAVETDTEVTRDLIEERDPDAVVVATGSSSPSFPRGYRSFGIEREDVPGWDEARVLSAADVLNGSGSGSGSGDDPPTAPGDRVLVVDDGEHHWKGIGTAKTLAEAGRDVHFAMPGADPGADLTGPTKAKLRADLFSLDDPVELHTFATVDAVEWPDVVLDKQGRSVRVENVDAVVLAGFRRAEDDLWRAVDDRPIELVGDAAAPRTIMEAIHEGERAVRELFG; via the coding sequence ATGGACCCCGATCAGGCGGTCTTAGCCGACGGTATCCCCGACGAGTACGAGTTCGACAACCTCTTCGAACCGACCGCGGTCGGCGACGTCGACCTGCGGAACCGGTTGATGATGACCGGTCACACGACGAACTACGCGAGCGGGGACGAGATAACGCAGAAGCTGATCGACTACTACGTCGAGCGCGCGGAGGGCGGCATCGGCCTCATCGTGATGGCGTACCTCGCGAACCACCCGTCGTCGGTCAGCGGGAGCGCGATCCGCGGCTGGGACGCCGAGACGATGGTGCCCCAGCTCCGCGAACTCACCGACGCTGTCCACGACGCCGGCGCGAAGATATTCTGTCAGAACCTCCATTACGGGCGCCAGATCACGAGCCTTCAGTCCGAGCGGCCAGTCGTCTCGGCCAGCGACATCCCCGGACCCGTCAACGGCGAGATGCCGCACGAACTGACGACCGACGAGATCGCCGAGATCGTCGAGGCGTACGCTCACACCTCCGAGATCATCCAGCGGGGCGGCTTCGACGGCGTCGAGATCCACTCCGGCTACGGCGGCTACTTCCTCTCGCAGTTCATCTCGCCGTACTCCAACGACCGCGACGACGAGTACGGCGGGAGCCTGGAGAACCGGCTCCGGGTGGTCCGCGAGACGCTCGACGCCACGCGCGACCGCGTCGGCGACGACTTCGTCGTCGGCCTGCAGGTCAACGCGAAGGACTTCGCGCCGGGCGGGATGGACGTCGACGAGTACGCGGAGGTGGCCCGACGCCTCGCCGCGACGGGACAGGTCGACTACCTCGTCGTGAAGGCCGGGACCTACCTCCGGCAGGACTACATCGTCCCCGACATGCAACACGAGCAGGAACTGTACGCCCCGCTGGCGAACCGCATCGCGGAGACCGTCGTGTCGGAGGACCCGGAGGTCTCGGTCGCCACCGTCGGCCGCGTCACCGACCCACGGGACGCCGACCGGATCCTCGGCGAGGGCGGGGTCGATCTGGTCGCGATGACGCGAGGCCACATCGCTGATCCCGCCATCGCGAAGAAGGCGAAGGAGGGGCGACTCGACGAACTGATCGAGTGCATGGGGTGCAATCAGGGCTGTATCGAGCGCATCTACGACGGCGCGGAGTGTCGCTGCGTGCTCAACCCGGCGACGGGATTCGAGGCCGACCTCGGGATGGGGACGCTTCCGGAGGCCGACGAGCCCCGTTCGCTCCTCGTGGTCGGCGGCGGGCCGGGCGGAATGAAGGCCGCCGAGGTCGCCGCACGGATGGGCCACGACGTGACGCTGTGCGAGCGAGACGAAACCCTCGGCGGGCAGGTTCGCGCAGCCAAGGAGATCTCGGGCCGCGATGAGTTCGAGAAACCGATCCTCTGGCTGCGGGCCGCGCTCGACCGGGAGGGCGTCGCCGTCGAAACCGACACCGAGGTTACCCGGGACCTGATCGAGGAACGCGACCCGGACGCGGTCGTCGTCGCAACCGGGTCCAGTTCCCCGTCGTTCCCCAGGGGGTACCGCAGTTTCGGGATCGAACGCGAGGACGTGCCCGGCTGGGACGAGGCGCGAGTGCTGTCGGCCGCGGACGTGTTGAACGGCTCCGGCTCCGGCTCCGGCTCCGGCGACGACCCACCGACGGCTCCCGGCGACCGCGTCCTCGTCGTCGACGACGGCGAGCACCACTGGAAGGGGATCGGCACGGCGAAGACGCTCGCGGAGGCCGGCCGCGACGTCCACTTCGCCATGCCCGGCGCGGACCCGGGCGCCGACCTCACCGGGCCGACGAAAGCGAAGCTCCGCGCCGACCTGTTCTCGCTGGACGACCCGGTCGAACTCCACACGTTCGCCACGGTGGATGCCGTCGAGTGGCCCGACGTCGTCCTCGACAAACAGGGCCGCTCGGTCCGGGTCGAGAACGTCGACGCCGTCGTCCTCGCGGGCTTTCGCCGCGCCGAAGACGACCTCTGGCGGGCCGTCGACGACCGCCCGATCGAACTGGTCGGCGACGCCGCCGCCCCGCGAACGATCATGGAAGCCATCCACGAGGGGGAACGCGCCGTGCGGGAACTGTTCGGATAG
- a CDS encoding IclR family transcriptional regulator, producing MEGDREHPRPVQTVETASTLLERIKERGGATLPELTAELDLAKSTVHRHLGTLEELDFVVRDGDEYRVGLRMLDFGIHAREQQDVFHEATDTVDELAAETGEKVWLITHEHGRSVHLYGATGKRSVRTPAREGEQGYLHQLAAGKAILATFPRERVERVVDEHGLPAATDRTITDTEPLFEELAAVRERGFAFNRGESIPRLNAVGAAITDDEGEAVAAISVSGPSNRVKGDFLTKELPDLLLGVTNEVEINLSYT from the coding sequence ATGGAAGGCGACCGCGAGCACCCCCGGCCGGTTCAGACGGTCGAAACGGCGTCGACGCTCCTCGAACGCATCAAGGAGCGCGGCGGCGCGACGCTCCCCGAACTGACGGCGGAACTCGACCTCGCGAAGAGCACCGTCCACCGTCACCTCGGGACGCTGGAGGAACTCGACTTCGTGGTCCGCGACGGCGACGAGTACCGAGTCGGACTACGGATGCTCGATTTCGGCATTCACGCGCGCGAACAGCAGGACGTGTTCCACGAGGCGACGGACACCGTCGACGAACTGGCCGCCGAGACGGGCGAGAAGGTCTGGCTGATCACTCACGAGCACGGGCGGAGCGTCCACCTCTACGGCGCGACCGGGAAGCGGTCGGTCCGGACGCCCGCGCGCGAGGGCGAACAGGGGTACCTGCACCAGCTCGCCGCGGGCAAGGCCATCCTCGCGACCTTCCCACGGGAGCGCGTCGAACGGGTCGTCGACGAGCACGGGCTCCCGGCGGCGACGGACAGAACCATCACCGATACGGAGCCGCTGTTCGAGGAACTCGCCGCCGTTCGAGAGCGGGGGTTCGCGTTCAACCGCGGCGAGTCGATCCCCCGGCTCAACGCCGTCGGCGCGGCGATCACCGACGACGAGGGGGAAGCCGTCGCGGCGATCAGCGTCTCCGGTCCGTCGAACCGCGTGAAGGGGGACTTTCTGACCAAAGAGCTCCCGGACCTCCTGCTCGGCGTGACGAACGAGGTGGAGATCAATCTGAGTTACACCTGA